The sequence below is a genomic window from Glandiceps talaboti chromosome 14, keGlaTala1.1, whole genome shotgun sequence.
CAACGAAACCTAATCATTGCGAATAGTTTGTCTCCATAAACATGGTTTTCACTCAACATTCGAAAATATCACTTATTGTTATCATAATACAGGAAATTGTACGGAAAGATCTTGCAAATagatatgtatgtctgtatgtcattcTTACATTATCTCGGGGATGAATATTGTAATGGTAGACTGACACTGCTCCAGAGCATACACGCTAAGCCATGTGACGTTGTTCTACGTCCACGCACACGAGCTGCCTGGTTTGTTACACTTCTGTCACTACCAGCATGAAGGAGGTTAATAGGTCtcatataaaactgtttttgaacTTACTCAACATACTTGTCACTTGTGCCTTGTGACTGGTTTTAGCAAGTTCGGATAAATTCTGTGTTCTTCGATGTTCCAATGCGTTGAAGGTTCACTTATCATGTATGACACAATTGCTGTTTAACATTACGTGTAACCCGGGTTGTCCTTAGCATTTGTTATTGATGTGTTAAactattcaaataaatgttctaactaaacaaacaaactatgaTCCAAATGTCATCTAAATGTCATGTACCTGGTCAAAGTTTAACAGACttgcaatatgtatgtatgtatgtatgtatgtatgtatgtatgtatgtatgtatgtatgtatgtatgtatgtatgtatgtatgcatgcatgcatgcatgcatgcatgcatgcatgcatgtatgtatgtatgtatgtatgtatgtatgtatgtatgtatgtatgtatgtatgtatgtatgtatgtatgtatgtatgtatgtatgcatgcatgcacatacacacatgtgcGTGCTTATATATTGCCAAGATATATATTGCTAAGCATCGAAAGGCTAaggtaaatataactttttacataagttttccatgttataaaagtgggcctgtaacattggtataggggcattgatattgcatgtatagtaatgttactgatgtgttagagcactttaggaggtcatacctagtgtacaatagaaacttgaatttgagttgtggtgtcgatacatgtagtgtctgaaataggaagtatatcatcccttttgacaaattcatactgaagagactagaacaatttagattaagttcttttataaactatccaatagtatgaaggttaccattacaaaaccttcaagttcacttttgccccaaagtgtaagataagtgaagcactgattgtgaaacagccaaacacttacatggcatgctctgtaactagtgttgtagctaggtaatacatgtattatatgtataattttatggtatgtttgaacccttacatgaagtaatatttaaaccatttatgaaagaaacagagacaagaacaaatatatatatgtaccactgactggtccctgacatgtgtttgaaactgtttgtcatgatttgacaagtgtcctggttggagaggtacgagcaagttgaacagtatactcgaacctgtgcatcatttccctgccaagacatttttttttctagcagcagtggtccatcttttttccatcaccctctcatatccggattttttttttcaagcaaatccatttggcatcttttttcccccgaaatcttccaagccccccccccccccaggatatcaaatggtccacctcttaccacgtgcaacatgctgagcagtactccctagcctgtttcatattaatactcgtaatatgcgtattgaataatctacgaatggcataatgtcattacaaaatcaccgcatatcatgtcatcatctcgcatcgcagtattgcatatagtcatctcatgtagtcatgtcgcatgtagtcatctcatgtagtcatatcgcatgtagtcatctcatgtagtcatatcgtatgtagtcatctcatgtagtcacatcgcatgtagtcatatcgcatgtagtcacctcatgtagtcatatcgcatgtagtcatctagatctcatgtagtcatatcgcatgtagtcatctcatgtagtcatatcgcatgtagtcatctcatgtagtcatatcgcatgtagtcatatcgcatgtagtcacctcatgtagtcatatcgcatatagtcattgcagtattgcatatagtcattgcagtattgcatatatagtcattgcagtactgtattttcgaatattggcaggcattctacgctatAGCGTAGCGGGAGAGTTACGTGATTCGCTAAAGGCAAAGATGGCGGCCGTGAAATCTTACTTCATCggcaaacaattattttttgtggGTGGGGTTACTTATTGCGCATTAATTTTTATTCATCTCAGCAAAACATTTTATGGAACTGACAATTTACAATTTGTCACGGtatttagaaatacaaatacaaatacaaatacacacaggAGATTTTCACAAGCGTCTAAAACTCTAAGAAGGCCAATTTAAGAAGAATACTTCCTCCACGTCCCTTTACAATTCAGCTTTATAAAAAATACAGCCCCCTACAAATTGTATACCCTACCATAGAAGGAATATGGCACTTTTGTTAATGGCACGTCACTTGAGCTCTTTGGACAGTGACACAATATGCAAACAACCGGAAAAAACCCAGAGTTGTTCAAGTTACTTGATTAAATTTATTATctgaataatatatacatttacatcagTAAATTTCGAATTTTGAAACACATATTTATGTGAGTCTGTTTACAAAATACTTtttaaagtaaatgtaaattcAACTTTATCTTGTCTTGGATGTTAAGTTGGCAAAAGTGAAATTTCCTTTTGCAGTCTTAAAGTATTTGTGCATACTGTCTTGTACCACAAAAGAATAGCAGCCAGAGCCACTGTAACACATATTAGGTGTGacgtaataaaatatttatgaatcatatctatatattttttaatgattATCATTAGGGAATCCTGTGTATGCTTTGGAATCACTTTGATTAATATTCGACAAAGCTGTTTGGAATAGAGAATTTGAAACCTATACTGAGCAtactcagacgcaaaggactgtgggattatctgtagttattaTAGTATTTAATCTGGCActatcaataaaataaacctcctataatggtcagggtaaccatgactacattatTTATTGTTACAAACGATGTAACAAAATTGTTTGcaatattgattgattcatatttatcaccgtatttcccatgatgcaacattcaggatattcaaAATAGTGGTTTCCAAATTCCCTATAACCTTATACTTATATACTGTACTTCTATCTAATAATATAGTTTGTTCGATTAGGTAATAAGGTTATGAATGGCAATAAAAAAGACGAATTTCCCACATAAGTAATGgatgtatattatataaaacatataaaaacaatatgtgtatgaaaacaatgtagATTTGAGTCCTTATGAGTGCTTATGATCATATAGATATCAAGATTTCTTGATTATTAAAATGTACTTCATTAGACGCGGGGATATAGGAAGTAAAGCCGTTATTGTGATTTGTTCTAAATTGTAAATATAGGGTAATTTCCTAGTAGCTTCATTTGCTTCACGGAAAATTGTAACAGCTTGGCCGCAAATGGTCACGGAGAGGAGTTGAAATCGACTCTGTTCATAAATGATACACTGTTGATTAACCTGTTATGTCCTACTGTATATAGTATGGGAATAAAATCTGTCAAAGAAAATTATGGAAATGAAAGCTGGTATGATGGTTGTCCTAACACTATTGCaaaatatacttttatttttgtgtgaagTTTTGTTACCTATGATTACATATTTAAGTTCTatgataaatacaaatttaGTTGCTGCTGATTCCAAGGTTACCTTACAGTAAcagtaatattaaaaaaaaatacccctCGCGTTCTAGGGCTATTTCATGCCAAGACAACTGTTCTTCTATGTTATCTTTCTCTTTAAGTTGGTAATTTGAATGATACATTGTCAACACATCCCACGACGATAGCTAAGCTTTTGAGTCGTCTTTCAAAATAACCACCTGACGGTCATCCACAGCATCATCCTTGTTGTTAGCATATATAGGATTGGTGAAAGCTGTGCCTTGTTCTGGTTCAGCTGTTGCTTTGGTTACCGAATCATTTGGGACGTCCGAATCAGAGTTGAAGTGTGCTACGTTGTCGTATACATTGAAGTCAACGTTCTGTTGTGTGGTGCCCTCAACGATCACTTGTCGATCCTCAAGATGACGCATCGTTGAACCTTTTCTGTCGAAAGAATTAAATAAAGAACAAGACATGAACAAGTTGTTTATTCTGTTCAATTCATACGTCACTCCAGAAAACTCATGACCATTTCATagtaaagggacacaagctgagtttgtatgTTTTGACACAGGCTTTGTAGTCTTGGTTTCAGCGCTGATGGCCATGGCTCAATGCATGCATGGTATTTGCTAGGGGCGGatagtctgggtaactgagacgtacatacaaatgtatacctgtattttatattttttatattatatttctacGTGCACAAAACTACAGTTCAAGTATCTCATGTTGGCAATTTTCCTGCTACCATACATGTGTTATCATATCTCACACTTTAACCTCAACAAAGCCTATCATAGATTTGCGAACTTCTTTCTGATACACATCTACACAAAGGTTATCTGTTGAGGTCAGTGATGGCTCCCTTAATCTGCTCAATCTAAGTTGTGTATCCTTGTGTTAGGTTAATTGTCATATTTCATACACTGTTTAATAACATGGTTTAAGCATTTCGATATCGACGATTATAATCAGCGTGACGTTACAAGGACGCTTCTACATCAAATTGCATGAGTAAGAAATGACtatatcaaaaatatatcaCTTAACAGCAAAACTCGCTAGATGGCGATGTAACTGGTAGAAAAAACAGTGCTGCTCTCATTAAAGTATTCTTACCTTCGTTTCTtgtacaagacaacaccaatcAATATTACGAGTCCAATCAACACAACCACAGCTACAACGACACCAACAATAACTACAGCACCGGCACCtaacaacaaaacaaagcaaagtgAGACATGCGACCGTGAAGAtgtcaatttgaaaatgaacataGGAAATGAACATAGGAAATGCATCAAATACCCACCATTATCGCAAATATGGTGCATTATGatatttacattatgttacctacatgtaaattatctCGATGTTAACACACGCGTTTATCTGAGTACcgatataatttacataatgacttaatttgaataatcaGATACTCTGTAGTGTAgcgttatcactccccattgtgaccaatcagcttGAGTGgatatttcaaaaattaatgATGGGTTGTTGCTAATAATGAGTGGACGTATATTGAAGATCTATATATAGATTCGTGACCCAGACATGTTATTAATCAACTGGCAACAATTGTATATGTTTTGACCAGCACGTGTAGTACAACAACAAAGATAAGTCGAATATCAAATGGctattaatttaaaaatttgCAATCATGACTCCTATTTCCAATATTAGACAAGAGTGGGGTGATGTTGAAGCAGACGAAGGACTCTACATACCTGGTAACGATTCTCCTGGTGTGATGTTTACTTTTCCGTCGGTAGAACCCACCTGGGGCGTTGTTAATGTATGAATAGTAGGTTGTTCACTGGACGTTTCTATAATACAAGTTGCGACGAGATTTAATGAGATTGGCATGACAGTAATATCCAAGTCAAGACAGAGAAGGAATGTTTAAAGGAATATGGTCAGAAACTAACCTCCTGAGTATTTTgcatcatttttgtttccaagttatttatattttaccaTTCACTGTCATGTTTTTAAATGACTAGTAGTCACTGGCAAAACTCCCACTGTCGTtcgttcttttgtgagcgctcattacatacatctgacacaatatacCATAGGTTTTTTTGAGCCACATGAGAatgctgagtgaattcactcaaccaataAAAACGCGTAATTTACGCCGAAACATACGGATACAATACTTCAGAGCGCTCTGTTCAAAAAGATTACGATCACCTGCAAAATTTTTCCCATGACAACATTTTAATCAGGTTTGAACCTGTGTGTGTAATACTGTCTAATTAGTAAGGCCTTTGTCATATTTACAGATTCACTGAATTGCAAGTTGTATCAGGACCAATTGGACGGTATACTAGGATAAGCAGTAGTTTTCGCATGTCTGTAATATCATATTGGTTATAATTTAATGctctgacacacacacagacacgcacTCATTCACACTGTCCGTCCGacctatgtctgtctgtctgtctgtctgtctgtctgtctgtctgtctgtctgtctgtctgtctgtctgtctgtctgtctgtctgtctctctctgtctctctctcctcAATTGGAATATACCGAAATGTCGACAACGGAACGATTTGGTGAATTAACATTCGTTGACCTACGTACCTTGTATCACATACTCATCAAAGTGTAGATCATCTATGGCGATATCACCTCGATAGTCAGTACCAACGACGCCCTCTATGATCAACTAGAAAAAAACGtcatatatatgttgttttcgAAAAAGACCAACACAATTAATCTATATAGATAGTTAAAGTCACTTTTAATACAAGTCAGAATGGATTCCTACCTGGTGCGTCTGTGTggtaaatatattaatttccGCAAATCTCCATTCGTTGGCTTGACTTCCATTAATTGACCATACCAGAGTCTCACTTTCCACAGTtgcaaaataaacattcaaactcCCGGTGCCAGATCCGTACATGTGGTAGTAGAAGGTAAAATTAACAGAGATGCCTTCTTGGTTTGGATCAGCGAAATGAGGAGAAAATAGTCGTGCTGTATGACCACTATCACGTGGTGAGGCTTCGATATACCTGTACTTACCTACAAAGAAAGTGTAATGTGACTTCAAgcaacggtactatgaggttaAGATGCCCCCAATTTGAGcaagggcgctgtattctcaatttcctgtttgcagtctggaaagGCCTATTTGCCTTCAGGCATCGGTCACAGTTTATTGTATGCTCGGCATCTTAGTGCATGTagaataaattacgtcatcgaatcgTTTATAAGTTGTACCTTGATATTGAGTTTagtgaatagggaacttgcgaacccgccatcttgaatatcgcgaatgttgcatcatgggaaatatgataaatgtgaATCAATCTGTTTTGTAAACAatcttgttacattgtttgcaaccacaaattATCTAGTCATGGTTACTCCGACCATTGTGGGGAGGTTTATTTTGTCAATGGCTCCAGATTTGGTATCATGATAaatacagataatcccatagtcattCAAGTCTAATCTGAGCATGCTCGGTCTTGATTGCAAGTTCCATATTGAAAGTGATGAGAATGATACCAATGTAGACACTTACCAGTTTTATTGAGGAATGTGTGATCGTATTCTGGCCCAGTCAGCAGAGTAGATGTGCTGCCTGAGTGTATTCTCCAGTTAAAGTCGTCATCATTTGACATTTGATGGACTATATTACACCAAGTTTCAAAGTCACAGAATAATGGGTAGTCTATGTGAGACACAAatcaaaagtttaaataaaaGATACGCAGATGATTTCTGAATAAGACCATAAGTTAAGTGAGATATGTTGTCATATACTAAATATCTCTTACTGTGTCTAATACAATGGAGCATCGAACCCGTGCGATAATGTTCCGTATCACGCCCTGGCACACGTCAGGGCCGTAACGATTAGTATTTGTTGAGACAAGTTTGcggtttgcaaaaaaaaaaatgattcatAAAATTTATGCAGAAATTAAATCGTAAAGTTTTTCAAATAACCCAGTATAGGGTGTGAAAGTAGCTGTATTGAGGTAGTGAAATGAAATATTCGTATCAATCAGACAGTCTAAATTTCTTCGTAATTGTCGCGTTATACAACAACACTATTACAATCATGtagtaaatacatttattttcgaATTGACGTTGATCTTTGTATGACGTCATAAACTATACTGGGATACATAAGCATATACTCACGTGATTTAAATAGAGAAACGTCATCGATCGCAATGTCACTCCTCTCACGTTTTCCCCGGATACCTTCAAGCACAAACTACATCATTGATTGAAGAAGATTCAATATTTGGTTAAATAGGGAACAAAGGTAAGGCTGGCATTATCTTGGCTGTAGTTTTTACCAGCTCTGCATGATGCGACCGCTCAAAAATAGTTACAAATGCTTGTAAATCTGGCAACTATACACAGTCACGTGGATTCAAGCATAATGGGAAATTAAGAATATTAGGAACTTCTTCTCACAGGTGGCTTTAACATTGTTTGTTTCATTGGTGTGAAGCTTATAGCGTTGTTCAGCGGTAAATGTACCGAATCATTTATGATAATTATATCTTCCAAAAAGAGTTCAAAAACTATCTCCAATCATTGTAAACAAgttatacttcatattcatagaGATTGATCAccgtttgtctgtatatttaagtaggtcatttgttgtttctttgtgtttgtgtatttgtttcgTTTTCTTTTTGTCcacctatatttatataatgtattttgtaaatcctTTATAATTTTTTCTATTCTGTCAATATTGCAATACACTCAATTTGACCAGCAGCcccagtaattagtaattcctaatccctaagattgtaaaaggggacggactcgactagttgcaaagacaactatttttcgtctccctttcccatattgaatacttcatatattgtagaattgttatatatgtatatgtatttctgggaataaagaAGATTATTATAATGTTAATTAAACCTTATCAGAATAtataactttaaaaataaaattacctGAAAATCTTCCTCGGCGTAGAATATCACATTGGCCATGTACCACAAGTCGCCTTGGTGACCAGTTTCATTCCATAGTACCGTATGTCTACCCTCTAAATTCTGGATGTAAATATTTAGATGGCCGATGGTTCTTCCGTTCATATGGTAAAAGAATTTCAAAACGTATAGTTGTTTGCCAGTGACAGCAAAAGATGGTGACGTAAGACGAGCTTCCTGTTGCTTTCTTGCTTCCGATGCTTCgatgtacatgaaatattctGTGAATTAAAGAACATTCTTCGAGACTGTTTCAAAAATTAAAGGGAAACACCACTCCTGGAAATAAGAGTATTTTCTTAACCTTTGAGTCATGAGTATGCATTTTTCaaataatacatattcatgtatgcaaatacacatAAGGGAACACTGTaacactgaaagaacaatacaAGTGAAAAAGCTTtccaatttggtgtttcttgacaACCGAGCAAAATTTATGTCCTGTGAAATCATGAGATGATTTTGCAGAacccaaaatttatgaaaatacctgcATTTTATGGAGTGACATTCCCTTTTAACAATGGGGTGTAAAAGATGGTACAGTTGACTGCTCTGAAGACAGTCGACAACACGTTTTTGTAGAACTGTACGGAATTGTCAATGATTATGGCACGATTGATGGCATGTCTTACCAAAAAAAAGACTGTCGAAAGAGTACATTGTTCGAGAGGTGTACATGTCGTGGCATGTACAGAAAAGTGCGACGACTGAATTATTTACGATTAATATTTGGATCTAGAACAAGTATTCTCTTAATAATTCGTAAATCTCGGTAACCGTATGACTTCTCCAGAACAAATGTCCCTACATGATACGAAAACCCCGTTATTCTTTGTTCGAATTCGTACATGTTAATTGAGAATAGGTCCTGCATACAGTGTGAAGTATAGTGATCTGAGATcacattgtgtatatgtaccatTCACACTCAGCACTTACAGTGTAACGACAAGTCATGTGTCCTCGTCTCTATACAATAGGCTATGAGTATTGAGGAGGGCCTTGACAAAACTTATAATTGTTCACTGGTGAGAAAGTCACAACAGACTATACGGTATGAGAAAAAAATCTGGTTAACGGGCCCGACCtaccaatatttaggctatttcAATTGTTTTGGGCGATGGACATAAAATGGCCGCTGGACTAGTATATAGTGCGcagtttgtttcaaaattatgtaTGGGTATTTCTTGACATTTTCTGAACTGTTTTACAACACTTATGAATTTATGCAtatgagtcaattccaaatcataacacacacacacacacacacacacacacacacacacacacacacacgcacacacacacacacacacacacacacgcacacacgtacacacacacacacacacacacacacacagtgttttACTTGGCTCAAAGTTCAATATCTTGTGACTTTCATGGATTTCCCTTATCTTTATCTGGAAcgttatatacaaatgtatatgtatgtatgtaacagtaACTCCTAGatttgttgtcatagttaccTCCATCTTTTGTATGGTCTTCTGCGGGTCCAGTACCTGCCGAAGGTGTCTGGTTAGAAGTTCTTGTCcaattgaagttgtcattgtcATTCTGAGTAAAGCCGCAGATATCAGTCTCGAAATTGCAAAAGAAAACACGTTcatctgaaataaaatgttgtataCTTTACTATTTTTATCGGTACAACACTTCAGTGACTGGTCTTtaacacaacaaaaatgaaaatacctCTGTCAA
It includes:
- the LOC144445661 gene encoding MAM and LDL-receptor class A domain-containing protein 1-like — its product is MKGKRKVRGFLHSLVFFSLILVAVNVKAAIHDERVFFCNFETDICGFTQNDNDNFNWTRTSNQTPSAGTGPAEDHTKDGEYFMYIEASEARKQQEARLTSPSFAVTGKQLYVLKFFYHMNGRTIGHLNIYIQNLEGRHTVLWNETGHQGDLWYMANVIFYAEEDFQFVLEGIRGKRERSDIAIDDVSLFKSHYPLFCDFETWCNIVHQMSNDDDFNWRIHSGSTSTLLTGPEYDHTFLNKTGKYRYIEASPRDSGHTARLFSPHFADPNQEGISVNFTFYYHMYGSGTGSLNVYFATVESETLVWSINGSQANEWRFAEINIFTTQTHQLIIEGVVGTDYRGDIAIDDLHFDEYVIQETSSEQPTIHTLTTPQVGSTDGKVNITPGESLPGAGAVVIVGVVVAVVVLIGLVILIGVVLYKKRRKGSTMRHLEDRQVIVEGTTQQNVDFNVYDNVAHFNSDSDVPNDSVTKATAEPEQGTAFTNPIYANNKDDAVDDRQVVILKDDSKA